The following are encoded in a window of Chiloscyllium plagiosum isolate BGI_BamShark_2017 chromosome 11, ASM401019v2, whole genome shotgun sequence genomic DNA:
- the ro60 gene encoding 60 kDa SS-A/Ro ribonucleoprotein isoform X3, translated as MKGWKEVEEVYKDKDNSDGIQQLLKYFEAVERVKITQDEHEVARLIEEYRLVREHLLTNHLKSQEVWRALLKDMPVITMLRHLGKMTADSILKPESEAVTIVCERLNNETVLKKAGIHPFHILVALETYKGGKGNRGKLKWNPNPEILVALDQAFYKAFKNVEPMGKRFVLALDVSSSMCSQVLGCRVLYANRVAAAMSMVIARTETNFTIVAFSDDMVPIHISSEMTMDEVFTAMHAVPFGATDCALPMLWAIKTKTVADMFLVFTDNETYYGNMHPADALREYRKNMGIPAKLIVCGLASNGFTIADPDDRGMLDICGFDSGALEVIQNFALDLI; from the exons ATGAAAGGTTGGAAGGAGGTCGAAGAAGTCTACAAGGATAAGGACAACTCTGATGGAATCCAGCAGTTATTGAAGTATTTCGAAGCTGTGGAGAGAGTAAAAATTACCCAAGATGAGCATGAAGTTGCTCGACTTATTGAGGAGTACAGGTTGGTCAGGGAACACCTACTGACGAATCATCTGAAGTCACAGGAG GTGTGGAGGGCATTATTGAAGGATATGCCTGTTATTACAATGCTTAGACATTTGGGAAAAATGACTGCTGATTCCATTCTTAAACCAGAAAGTGAAGCAGTTACCATAGTGTGTGAAAGACTGAACAATGAGACTGTCTTAAAGAAG GCTGGAATCCATCCATTTCACATTTTGGTGGCTCTAGAAACATACAAGGGAGGAAAAGGAAACCGAGGAAAGCTAAAGTGGAATCCTAATCCAGAAATTTTAGTAGCACTTGATCAGGCATTTTATAAAGCTTTCAAG AATGTGGAACCAATGGGAAAGCGCTTTGTTTTGGCCTTAGATGTCAGCTCTTCCATGTGCAGTCAGGTCCTAGGATGCAGAGTACTTTATGCTAATCGTGTTGCTGCAGCTATGTCAATG gtaATTGCACGCACAGAAACCAATTTTACAATAGTTGCTTTCTCTGATGATATGGTTCCAATACACATCAGTTCAGAAATGACAATGGATGAAGTATTTACTGCCATGCATGCG gTCCCTTTTGGTGCCACGGACTGTGCTCTCCCAATGTTGTGGGCTATTAAGACAAAAACTGTTGCAGACATGTTTCTTGTCTTTACTGATAATGAGACATATTATGGAAATATGCATCCTGCAGATGCTCTAAGAGAATACAGAAAG AACATGGGCATTCCTGCCAAATTGATTGTTTGTGGATTGGCTTCTAATGGTTTCACCATTGCTGACCCGGATGACAGAGGCATGCTGGATATTTGTGGTTTTGATTCTGGGGCTCTGGAAGTCATTCAAAACTTTGCATTGGATTTGATTTAA
- the ro60 gene encoding 60 kDa SS-A/Ro ribonucleoprotein isoform X1: MECITDGLKAVRMSSESEVHQTELLNEQHAVNSESSSMWQVTDITRLRRFLCFGYEGGTYYTSEDKLKKENAQAILRLIEEGKGTEVVQEIKTFGNEGKTVTQEPVLFALALCTQCSDASTKQAAYKALAEICRIPTHLFTYIQFRKDLSGGTKCGIWGRALRKAVANWYNSKDGMTIAMAVTKYKRRAGWSHKDLLRLSHLKPANEDLTLVTKYIMKGWKEVEEVYKDKDNSDGIQQLLKYFEAVERVKITQDEHEVARLIEEYRLVREHLLTNHLKSQEVWRALLKDMPVITMLRHLGKMTADSILKPESEAVTIVCERLNNETVLKKAGIHPFHILVALETYKGGKGNRGKLKWNPNPEILVALDQAFYKAFKNVEPMGKRFVLALDVSSSMCSQVLGCRVLYANRVAAAMSMVIARTETNFTIVAFSDDMVPIHISSEMTMDEVFTAMHAVPFGATDCALPMLWAIKTKTVADMFLVFTDNETYYGNMHPADALREYRKNMGIPAKLIVCGLASNGFTIADPDDRGMLDICGFDSGALEVIQNFALDLI, translated from the exons TGTATCACAGATGGACTCAAAGCTGTTAGAATGTCGTCAGAATCTGAAGTACACCAGACAGAGCTATTGAATGAGCAGCATGCAGTGAACTCTGAAAGTAGTTCCATGTGGCAAGTGACTGACATAACCCGTCTGCGCCGATTTCTCTGTTTTGGTTATGAGGGTGGGACATACTACACCAGTGAGGACAAACTTAAAAAAGAGAACGCTCAGGCCATATTGAGACTAATAGAAGAAGGTAAAGGGACTGAGGTTGTCCAGGAAATAAAGACTTTTGGTAACGAAGGCAAAACAGTCACACAAGAACCTGTTTTGTTTGCTTTGGCTCTTTGCACGCAGTGCTCAGATGCTTCCACAAAACAAGCTGCGTACAAAGCACTGGCTGAAATCTGTCGCATTCCAACCCATCTATTCACATATATTCAGTTTAGAAAGGATCTCAGTGGTGGGACGAAATGTGGTATATGGGGAAGAGCCCTAAGGAAAGCAGTGGCAAACTGGTACAACAGTAAAGATGGGATGACTATCGCCATGGCAGTTACAAAGTATAAGCGGAGAGCAGGATGGTCACACAAAGACTTGCTTCGGTTGTCACATTTGAAGCCAGCTAATGAAG atcTCACTTTAGTCACTAAGTATATTATGAAAGGTTGGAAGGAGGTCGAAGAAGTCTACAAGGATAAGGACAACTCTGATGGAATCCAGCAGTTATTGAAGTATTTCGAAGCTGTGGAGAGAGTAAAAATTACCCAAGATGAGCATGAAGTTGCTCGACTTATTGAGGAGTACAGGTTGGTCAGGGAACACCTACTGACGAATCATCTGAAGTCACAGGAG GTGTGGAGGGCATTATTGAAGGATATGCCTGTTATTACAATGCTTAGACATTTGGGAAAAATGACTGCTGATTCCATTCTTAAACCAGAAAGTGAAGCAGTTACCATAGTGTGTGAAAGACTGAACAATGAGACTGTCTTAAAGAAG GCTGGAATCCATCCATTTCACATTTTGGTGGCTCTAGAAACATACAAGGGAGGAAAAGGAAACCGAGGAAAGCTAAAGTGGAATCCTAATCCAGAAATTTTAGTAGCACTTGATCAGGCATTTTATAAAGCTTTCAAG AATGTGGAACCAATGGGAAAGCGCTTTGTTTTGGCCTTAGATGTCAGCTCTTCCATGTGCAGTCAGGTCCTAGGATGCAGAGTACTTTATGCTAATCGTGTTGCTGCAGCTATGTCAATG gtaATTGCACGCACAGAAACCAATTTTACAATAGTTGCTTTCTCTGATGATATGGTTCCAATACACATCAGTTCAGAAATGACAATGGATGAAGTATTTACTGCCATGCATGCG gTCCCTTTTGGTGCCACGGACTGTGCTCTCCCAATGTTGTGGGCTATTAAGACAAAAACTGTTGCAGACATGTTTCTTGTCTTTACTGATAATGAGACATATTATGGAAATATGCATCCTGCAGATGCTCTAAGAGAATACAGAAAG AACATGGGCATTCCTGCCAAATTGATTGTTTGTGGATTGGCTTCTAATGGTTTCACCATTGCTGACCCGGATGACAGAGGCATGCTGGATATTTGTGGTTTTGATTCTGGGGCTCTGGAAGTCATTCAAAACTTTGCATTGGATTTGATTTAA
- the ro60 gene encoding 60 kDa SS-A/Ro ribonucleoprotein isoform X2: MSSESEVHQTELLNEQHAVNSESSSMWQVTDITRLRRFLCFGYEGGTYYTSEDKLKKENAQAILRLIEEGKGTEVVQEIKTFGNEGKTVTQEPVLFALALCTQCSDASTKQAAYKALAEICRIPTHLFTYIQFRKDLSGGTKCGIWGRALRKAVANWYNSKDGMTIAMAVTKYKRRAGWSHKDLLRLSHLKPANEDLTLVTKYIMKGWKEVEEVYKDKDNSDGIQQLLKYFEAVERVKITQDEHEVARLIEEYRLVREHLLTNHLKSQEVWRALLKDMPVITMLRHLGKMTADSILKPESEAVTIVCERLNNETVLKKAGIHPFHILVALETYKGGKGNRGKLKWNPNPEILVALDQAFYKAFKNVEPMGKRFVLALDVSSSMCSQVLGCRVLYANRVAAAMSMVIARTETNFTIVAFSDDMVPIHISSEMTMDEVFTAMHAVPFGATDCALPMLWAIKTKTVADMFLVFTDNETYYGNMHPADALREYRKNMGIPAKLIVCGLASNGFTIADPDDRGMLDICGFDSGALEVIQNFALDLI; encoded by the exons ATGTCGTCAGAATCTGAAGTACACCAGACAGAGCTATTGAATGAGCAGCATGCAGTGAACTCTGAAAGTAGTTCCATGTGGCAAGTGACTGACATAACCCGTCTGCGCCGATTTCTCTGTTTTGGTTATGAGGGTGGGACATACTACACCAGTGAGGACAAACTTAAAAAAGAGAACGCTCAGGCCATATTGAGACTAATAGAAGAAGGTAAAGGGACTGAGGTTGTCCAGGAAATAAAGACTTTTGGTAACGAAGGCAAAACAGTCACACAAGAACCTGTTTTGTTTGCTTTGGCTCTTTGCACGCAGTGCTCAGATGCTTCCACAAAACAAGCTGCGTACAAAGCACTGGCTGAAATCTGTCGCATTCCAACCCATCTATTCACATATATTCAGTTTAGAAAGGATCTCAGTGGTGGGACGAAATGTGGTATATGGGGAAGAGCCCTAAGGAAAGCAGTGGCAAACTGGTACAACAGTAAAGATGGGATGACTATCGCCATGGCAGTTACAAAGTATAAGCGGAGAGCAGGATGGTCACACAAAGACTTGCTTCGGTTGTCACATTTGAAGCCAGCTAATGAAG atcTCACTTTAGTCACTAAGTATATTATGAAAGGTTGGAAGGAGGTCGAAGAAGTCTACAAGGATAAGGACAACTCTGATGGAATCCAGCAGTTATTGAAGTATTTCGAAGCTGTGGAGAGAGTAAAAATTACCCAAGATGAGCATGAAGTTGCTCGACTTATTGAGGAGTACAGGTTGGTCAGGGAACACCTACTGACGAATCATCTGAAGTCACAGGAG GTGTGGAGGGCATTATTGAAGGATATGCCTGTTATTACAATGCTTAGACATTTGGGAAAAATGACTGCTGATTCCATTCTTAAACCAGAAAGTGAAGCAGTTACCATAGTGTGTGAAAGACTGAACAATGAGACTGTCTTAAAGAAG GCTGGAATCCATCCATTTCACATTTTGGTGGCTCTAGAAACATACAAGGGAGGAAAAGGAAACCGAGGAAAGCTAAAGTGGAATCCTAATCCAGAAATTTTAGTAGCACTTGATCAGGCATTTTATAAAGCTTTCAAG AATGTGGAACCAATGGGAAAGCGCTTTGTTTTGGCCTTAGATGTCAGCTCTTCCATGTGCAGTCAGGTCCTAGGATGCAGAGTACTTTATGCTAATCGTGTTGCTGCAGCTATGTCAATG gtaATTGCACGCACAGAAACCAATTTTACAATAGTTGCTTTCTCTGATGATATGGTTCCAATACACATCAGTTCAGAAATGACAATGGATGAAGTATTTACTGCCATGCATGCG gTCCCTTTTGGTGCCACGGACTGTGCTCTCCCAATGTTGTGGGCTATTAAGACAAAAACTGTTGCAGACATGTTTCTTGTCTTTACTGATAATGAGACATATTATGGAAATATGCATCCTGCAGATGCTCTAAGAGAATACAGAAAG AACATGGGCATTCCTGCCAAATTGATTGTTTGTGGATTGGCTTCTAATGGTTTCACCATTGCTGACCCGGATGACAGAGGCATGCTGGATATTTGTGGTTTTGATTCTGGGGCTCTGGAAGTCATTCAAAACTTTGCATTGGATTTGATTTAA